The genome window CTACGGAAGAGCGGTGGCGGCCTATCAAAAGCTCCTCGACGCCGAACCGGACAACCCCAAAATTCTCCAGATCATCTCCGAAATTTATCTCGCCCAGAAGGACTATCGAAAGGCGCTGGAGGTGTTGAACAGGCTTTTGGAGATGAATCCCGACGACACAACCGTTCAGGCGCGCATCGCCCTCCTTTATTATGAGTTGAAGGAGATCAACCGCGCCGTGGCGGAATTTGAGTCCATCCTGGCGGAAAACCCCGGCTCCGACCGGATTCTCTATTATCTCGGCCTCCTTTATCAGGAGAAAAAAGATTTCGAAAAGGCGCTCGACAAGTTCCGGAAGATCAAGCCGGAATCGAGCTTCTACGCCGATGCGGTCGTGAGGCAGGTGGTTCTCTTCAAAAACTCAAATCAGATGGACAAGGCCTTCGATCTAGCCAAAAAAGCGCTGGAAAAAGGAGGGAAACAGGCCGATTTTTATGATCTGCTCGCCTCTCTTTATATGCTCAACAAAAAATATCCCGAGGCGGTGGAGGTGCTCAAACGGGGGCTGGCGAATATTCCCAACAACGAAAATCTCCTCTTCTCGGCGGGCGTGGTTTTGGAAAAGATGGGTCAGTGGGAGGAAAGCATCGGTTACATGAAGGAAGTGCTCAAGGTCAATGCCGACAACGCCTCGGCGCTCAACTTTGTCGGCTACACCTACGCCGAGCGCGGGATGAATCTCGACGAGGCGCAGGGCTTGATCGAGCGGGCCCTCAAACTCAAACCGGACGACGGCTTCATCATGGACAGCCTCGGCTGGGTCTATTTTCAAAAGGGGGACTACGACCGGGCGCTGACCCTTTTGGAAAAGGCAAACCGGTTAAGCCCGGACGAGCCGTCCATCCTCGAGCATCTGGGCGAGGTTCATTTCAAAAAGCAAAACAAGCGCCTGGCGCGCAAGTTTTTTGAAAAGTCGCTCTTTGCGCTGA of Deltaproteobacteria bacterium contains these proteins:
- a CDS encoding tetratricopeptide repeat protein, whose protein sequence is MNNFLVVLIALLFLTQCAHVPKKETAGVLKGVDSKGNSLYYYVVSELQGLEGEGERSLFYLDKAISRNPDSPYLVTGKAYQLARQNKLDEAQKIAEEALKTHPDDFELNLLLAKIYSTKKEPDRAIAAYQKVVALDPKNEDAATLLAREYMSADEAAKGVAVLNQLIQNNPEAQSAWFYLGSIHASEKNYGRAVAAYQKLLDAEPDNPKILQIISEIYLAQKDYRKALEVLNRLLEMNPDDTTVQARIALLYYELKEINRAVAEFESILAENPGSDRILYYLGLLYQEKKDFEKALDKFRKIKPESSFYADAVVRQVVLFKNSNQMDKAFDLAKKALEKGGKQADFYDLLASLYMLNKKYPEAVEVLKRGLANIPNNENLLFSAGVVLEKMGQWEESIGYMKEVLKVNADNASALNFVGYTYAERGMNLDEAQGLIERALKLKPDDGFIMDSLGWVYFQKGDYDRALTLLEKANRLSPDEPSILEHLGEVHFKKQNKRLARKFFEKSLFALNKKEERDSRDEEQIRRIREKIKSPPTPIFSARGGSASGGQRGGTTFPPLFQRGARGDFLFGCSASFSHQYFCRSTSPSRTRPCRMVFRETDLPF